Genomic segment of Drosophila ananassae strain 14024-0371.13 chromosome 2L, ASM1763931v2, whole genome shotgun sequence:
CCTGCTGCCCTTTGGGTTTGTGTGCGGCATGTACTGGAGGATATTCAGCGAGGCCCGAGGCAATGGGCTGCGCATGCGTCAGAATGGCTCGTCGCCGCTCCTGCAGAGTGCACTCAACTTGAACGCCGGCCAGCAGGCGGCCCAGGGCAGTCAGTTCTCCAACAGCCTGTGCGTCCACCGCCACTCCATCTCCTCGGCCAGCTCCCACGGTGGTACCAGCAGCATGGGCATTGGCATTGGTGGCCTGCAGATGCAAATCGATCAGCGCCAGCAACCCAGGAGCTCGCCCAGTTGCTTGCGTCGTGATTCGGCAGCCAAGGTTCTTCTGCCCACCATTTCCGATGATGGAGGCTCTGATGCTGATGCCGAGAGCGGTGCTGGAGATCAGTTGATGCCCGTACCGGAGCAGGACAGGAATCAAAATATTCTGCTCACTCTGCAAACGGCCAGTGGGGAGATCAAGCGTAACTATTCGGCTCGTCAGTTGCCCCTGTTGGGCACATCCTCCCAGGACCTGAGGGAGGCCCACCGCCTGCAGGGCATCCGCCAGGTGCACAGCTCCCCCAACCTGCACAAGTACACGGAGCTGAGGCAGGACTCGTTGAGCGAGGAGTGTGGATCGCCGCATCTTTTGGGCCATgaacagcggcagcaacagttgcagcatcagcagtcgcagcagcaacataccCAGCCCTTGcagcatcaccaccaccatcagCTGCAGCACCAGCACTCCACGCCGACGCACCACCACCCGCACTTCAGCTCCCCGCGCCACCACGCCCTGCAAATTCCCGCCATCCACGCCTCCCCGAAGGCCCTGAGCTACATGAGCTCCCTGCGCCATCGGCTGAGCAACGCCAGCTCGCTCTTCAAGTACCGGGAGGAGTCGCGGGCAGCCAGGATTAGCATCCTCGTTGTGGTCATGTTTGTTGTCTCTTACTTGCCCTTCGGCCTGCTAGTCCTGCTCCAGTCGCGCTTGTCGGCTGCCAACTTTGGCGGATCCTCGCAGCTGGCCATCTTCATGATCCTTCTGGCCAACATCAGCTCGCCGTTCATCTTCGCCTATCGCAACAAGCGAGTTCGGCGGGGAGTGAAGCGCCTGTGCGGACTGGAATCCTCGGCGGTATTGCAGCGACACTGCAGCAGCAGTGTGAAGACTAACGGCGGCGGAGGCGCCACGTCTGGCAGTGGGGCAGCCCAGCTGCAGCGCAACAGCAGCAAGCTGTCGCAgtacagcagcaacagctgtCGCTACCTGACGCCCCAGAGCTCCTTGGTTAGCCAAGTGCCGGTGCACACCACCCTCACCCTGAGGCCCAACAGCAGTTGCAGTACCATCATTAACTTTGGAGCCACCAAGGGTTCGGCGGAGTCCGAAGACCTGCCACCGGCTTCACCACCACCACTTACTACTGCACCACCCGTCCGACCGCAGCGACCCAAGCTGCAACGGGGCATCACAATTGTGGAGCACATCGCCATTACACCGACGATGCCGCAAAAGTTCCAGAGCCGGCGGGGCAGATTCTTTGACATGTTCTTCCGCGGCTCCAAGAAGCTGCAGACGAGCTGTCAGGGCCAAAGCTTGCCCACAGAGGTCTAGGGGGTTATTGTTTAGATTTTGAAACAGAATCAGAAACAGAAATAGTTACAGTTACAGTTACAGTTACAgtaaactaaactaaactcGCTTGCTGAAGAATTCTATGAAACAGTATTCGTAATTTGTAAGTTAAATGTTAAACAAAGACAAGGGTTTGAATTTTGAGTTTTAAGACAAGATCTTGCTGTCCTAGAAGCTTCTcatgccaaaaacaaaacacaaaagaaCATAAACGTAGTCAAACCAAATAGTTTGAGATgcttttaatataaaaaataaaaaaatgaggaaaaattaacaaaaaaataacaagtaCCTTAATGAATACAAAACAAATAGCAACAATTGTGTACAAGTCAAattaacaaacaaacagaaagagagagagtaGGGATAATTATTCTTATGCTGGATATCAA
This window contains:
- the LOC26515613 gene encoding uncharacterized protein LOC26515613; translated protein: MAIDLLILALLLVSFLINLLALCAFWITPGLRTTANRFTINLLAINLIGCCILAPTLFLGLPSKSGEYPVAVADSVEVYSKPGNHQITFLKNGHVVEQDGVVVHRNTSDTGDVVETFFKCNETYCRELTIDERQDGGIVITETETHEENLSMFDGAPTSAPLLPPVQLRCWSIDMTAALGALAVLLVVGDTWCAVTDPLRYHSRISGVKTWIFIALTWAVGILFGALSAFRVLDFEADTLLSRQRRLAATYFNISSTNSIFGVVYASIYFIVIILLPFGFVCGMYWRIFSEARGNGLRMRQNGSSPLLQSALNLNAGQQAAQGSQFSNSLCVHRHSISSASSHGGTSSMGIGIGGLQMQIDQRQQPRSSPSCLRRDSAAKVLLPTISDDGGSDADAESGAGDQLMPVPEQDRNQNILLTLQTASGEIKRNYSARQLPLLGTSSQDLREAHRLQGIRQVHSSPNLHKYTELRQDSLSEECGSPHLLGHEQRQQQLQHQQSQQQHTQPLQHHHHHQLQHQHSTPTHHHPHFSSPRHHALQIPAIHASPKALSYMSSLRHRLSNASSLFKYREESRAARISILVVVMFVVSYLPFGLLVLLQSRLSAANFGGSSQLAIFMILLANISSPFIFAYRNKRVRRGVKRLCGLESSAVLQRHCSSSVKTNGGGGATSGSGAAQLQRNSSKLSQYSSNSCRYLTPQSSLVSQVPVHTTLTLRPNSSCSTIINFGATKGSAESEDLPPASPPPLTTAPPVRPQRPKLQRGITIVEHIAITPTMPQKFQSRRGRFFDMFFRGSKKLQTSCQGQSLPTEV